In Maridesulfovibrio sp., a single genomic region encodes these proteins:
- a CDS encoding tetrathionate reductase family octaheme c-type cytochrome, translating to MRIMRNSILLLAAVVFLAVPAFAAGDTAPGREMARQAMKGKELWITADHSKFDALKQPFASGPEVTKACLTCHTEAGHQFHKTIHWTWLDPRAEKELKVGKGGLVVNNFCINIQSNEPRCTSCHAGYGWKNKDFDFESQEKIDCLVCHEQTGTYKKFPAGAGNPAPPPGMKFKGNGKYYAAPDWNKVSQSVGRPTRKNCGTCHFFGGGGDGVKHGDLDSSMLKPAKTLDVHMGLDGQNFTCTRCHSTVRHDIAGRIYSTPAATERKSLLEDDLGSKIMCESCHSARPHKSELGMKLNDHTDKVACQSCHIPTFARVLPTKMWWDWSKAGKKKDGKPYVVKDDMGKPVYMTKKGEMRWEKNVVPEYYWFNGTIDTITARTVIDPSKPVRVSMPVGSIGDRRSRIMPFKVHRGRTPYDKVNKNMIIPHLFGKDDAAYWKGYDWTKAAEAGMKYAGLPFSGEVGFVDTEYVYPTTHMVAPKDDALACEECHSKNGRLAKMTCFYMPGRDSSSVVDAGGWFIVLASAVGVVLHALGRIFMKGRKED from the coding sequence ATGAGAATCATGCGGAACTCGATACTGCTGCTGGCGGCGGTTGTGTTCCTGGCGGTACCGGCATTTGCTGCCGGTGACACTGCTCCCGGCCGGGAGATGGCCCGTCAGGCGATGAAGGGCAAGGAACTCTGGATTACAGCCGATCATTCCAAGTTCGATGCATTGAAGCAACCTTTTGCAAGCGGGCCGGAAGTGACCAAGGCCTGCCTGACCTGCCACACCGAGGCGGGACATCAGTTTCACAAGACCATTCACTGGACCTGGCTTGATCCGAGAGCCGAAAAGGAACTCAAGGTCGGTAAGGGCGGTCTGGTGGTCAACAATTTCTGCATCAACATCCAATCAAACGAGCCTCGCTGTACTTCCTGCCACGCAGGGTACGGATGGAAGAACAAGGATTTCGATTTCGAATCGCAGGAAAAGATAGACTGTCTTGTCTGTCATGAACAGACCGGAACCTATAAGAAGTTTCCTGCCGGGGCCGGTAATCCCGCACCTCCTCCGGGTATGAAGTTCAAGGGCAACGGAAAGTACTATGCCGCGCCGGATTGGAACAAGGTGTCTCAGTCCGTGGGCAGACCCACCCGCAAGAACTGCGGAACCTGTCACTTCTTCGGAGGTGGCGGAGACGGCGTGAAGCACGGAGACCTCGATTCCTCAATGCTCAAGCCTGCCAAGACTCTGGACGTTCACATGGGGCTGGACGGACAGAATTTTACCTGTACCCGCTGCCATTCCACTGTCCGGCATGATATTGCAGGGCGTATCTATTCCACTCCGGCGGCGACTGAACGCAAGTCGCTGCTTGAGGATGACCTCGGTTCCAAGATTATGTGTGAATCCTGCCACAGCGCCAGACCCCACAAGAGCGAACTGGGTATGAAGCTCAATGACCATACCGACAAGGTCGCTTGTCAGAGTTGCCATATTCCCACTTTCGCACGTGTTCTGCCTACCAAGATGTGGTGGGACTGGTCCAAGGCCGGAAAGAAGAAGGACGGCAAGCCTTACGTGGTGAAGGATGACATGGGCAAGCCGGTTTACATGACCAAGAAGGGTGAAATGCGCTGGGAAAAGAATGTGGTGCCGGAATACTACTGGTTCAACGGGACCATAGACACCATTACCGCGCGCACCGTAATCGACCCATCCAAGCCTGTACGTGTCTCCATGCCTGTGGGCAGCATTGGCGACAGGCGTTCGCGGATCATGCCTTTCAAGGTCCATCGCGGCAGGACTCCCTACGACAAGGTTAACAAGAACATGATCATTCCTCACCTGTTCGGCAAGGACGATGCCGCATACTGGAAGGGGTATGACTGGACCAAGGCCGCAGAGGCCGGAATGAAGTACGCAGGGCTGCCGTTCAGCGGTGAAGTCGGTTTCGTGGACACCGAATATGTCTACCCGACCACCCACATGGTAGCGCCCAAGGACGATGCCCTGGCCTGTGAGGAATGTCACAGCAAGAACGGTCGCCTTGCCAAGATGACCTGTTTCTACATGCCGGGACGTGATTCTTCATCCGTTGTCGATGCCGGAGGATGGTTCATAGTGCTGGCATCAGCCGTAGGCGTGGTGCTGCATGCCCTGGGACGCATTTTCATGAAGGGACGCAAGGAGGACTAG
- a CDS encoding iron-sulfur cluster-binding protein, which translates to MNNRIAVLCFKITLFFMALTGAAQMPIFKRYYIADLPGLGWLADFYLTNKLHYIFAAVLLYLSFYLAVGFIARNRGVSRITASGIWRVLLYLAVFITGGLRVLKNLPDITFDPYFVMLFDWTHLGSAILLGIVSMVFFFSGRKSYEAPARNIPAGNSDPAG; encoded by the coding sequence ATGAATAACAGAATCGCCGTTCTCTGCTTCAAGATCACCCTGTTTTTCATGGCCCTTACCGGCGCTGCCCAGATGCCCATTTTCAAGCGGTATTACATTGCCGATCTGCCGGGATTGGGTTGGCTGGCCGATTTTTATCTGACCAACAAGCTGCACTATATTTTTGCTGCAGTGCTCCTTTATCTGTCATTTTACCTGGCTGTAGGGTTCATTGCCCGGAACAGGGGTGTTTCCCGGATTACTGCATCGGGAATCTGGCGGGTTCTCCTTTATCTGGCCGTGTTTATCACCGGCGGATTGAGGGTTCTGAAGAACCTGCCGGACATCACATTTGATCCCTATTTCGTTATGCTTTTTGACTGGACCCATCTCGGGTCGGCGATTCTGCTCGGAATCGTATCCATGGTTTTCTTTTTTTCGGGCAGGAAGAGTTACGAGGCGCCTGCCAGAAATATTCCTGCCGGTAATTCCGATCCGGCCGGATGA
- a CDS encoding 4Fe-4S dicluster domain-containing protein: MNVDKNRISRRNFLKGLGVGSAAVLLPAGNAAASGQSEELCTLLDLSKCVGCGECVAACGEANGAKYPEPRKPFPVMHPVSRAKVEDWSDRRDVDDRLTPYNWLYIQSAEVEYNGETHEINIPRRCLHCRNAPCANLCPWGAAAKQENGIVRIFDNVCLGGAKCRSVCPWHIPQRQTGVGLYLRLLPNFAGNGVMYKCDRCYNRIADGKIPACIEACPENVQSIGPRSEILARAHELAEKNNWFIYGEEENGGTNTIYVSPVPFDLLDKAVDKGPGRPGLGTVPDSMADEEKLAYAAGVAPFAGVAAALIKAGNYLSSAGRKDNE, translated from the coding sequence ATGAATGTTGATAAGAACAGAATATCGAGAAGAAATTTTCTGAAGGGACTCGGGGTCGGCAGCGCGGCCGTGCTCCTGCCTGCGGGAAATGCTGCTGCATCCGGACAGAGTGAGGAATTGTGTACTCTGCTTGATCTTTCGAAGTGCGTGGGCTGCGGAGAATGTGTGGCGGCCTGCGGTGAGGCCAACGGTGCCAAGTACCCGGAACCCAGGAAGCCGTTTCCGGTTATGCATCCGGTTTCGCGGGCAAAGGTGGAGGACTGGTCCGACAGGCGCGATGTTGATGATCGGCTGACTCCCTACAACTGGCTGTATATCCAGAGTGCGGAAGTTGAATACAACGGCGAAACGCACGAAATTAATATTCCCCGCCGCTGCCTGCACTGCCGTAATGCTCCCTGCGCGAATCTCTGTCCATGGGGCGCGGCAGCAAAGCAGGAAAACGGGATTGTCCGGATTTTCGATAACGTGTGTCTGGGCGGAGCCAAGTGTCGTTCGGTCTGTCCGTGGCACATTCCGCAACGGCAGACCGGCGTAGGACTTTACCTGCGTCTGCTTCCGAATTTTGCGGGTAACGGAGTCATGTACAAGTGTGACCGCTGTTACAACCGCATCGCTGACGGCAAGATCCCGGCCTGCATAGAAGCCTGTCCGGAGAATGTGCAGAGCATCGGCCCGCGCAGCGAGATTCTGGCGCGAGCCCACGAACTGGCTGAAAAGAACAACTGGTTCATATACGGGGAGGAGGAAAACGGCGGAACCAACACCATCTATGTTTCCCCGGTTCCATTCGATCTTCTGGACAAGGCGGTTGATAAGGGGCCCGGAAGGCCGGGACTTGGAACAGTGCCGGACTCCATGGCCGATGAGGAAAAGCTGGCCTATGCTGCCGGAGTGGCTCCATTTGCCGGGGTTGCCGCAGCCCTGATCAAGGCCGGTAACTACCTTTCTTCTGCAGGGAGGAAGGATAATGAATAA
- a CDS encoding cytochrome b/b6 domain-containing protein has protein sequence MTGHNMKKIYLYSRFERFWHWTQAALIILLMITGLEVHGVYELFGFERAVDLHNTLGISWLVLFVFIIFWLLTTGEWKQYVPTSRKLFEVARYYASGIFKGEEHPVRKSQDAKHNPLQRLVYLGLSAVLLPLQMVTGLLYWTYNDWAAYGLGFLSLQTVAVIHTACAYALLAFLIVHIYMTTTGHSVTAHIAAMFSGWEEVPEDYKAEDWEVHEKG, from the coding sequence ATGACCGGACACAACATGAAGAAGATTTATCTGTATTCCCGTTTTGAACGTTTCTGGCACTGGACTCAGGCTGCCCTGATCATTCTGCTTATGATAACCGGACTGGAAGTGCACGGAGTCTATGAACTGTTCGGGTTCGAACGGGCTGTGGACCTGCATAACACGCTGGGCATAAGCTGGCTTGTGCTCTTCGTCTTCATCATATTCTGGCTGCTTACCACCGGGGAGTGGAAGCAGTATGTTCCTACTTCCAGAAAGCTGTTCGAAGTCGCCAGGTATTATGCCTCCGGCATCTTCAAGGGAGAAGAGCATCCCGTGCGCAAGAGTCAGGATGCAAAGCACAATCCCTTGCAGCGTCTGGTTTACCTCGGGCTGTCGGCTGTTCTGCTGCCTTTGCAGATGGTTACCGGGCTGCTGTATTGGACCTACAATGACTGGGCGGCATACGGGCTTGGTTTCTTAAGCCTGCAGACCGTGGCGGTGATCCATACCGCCTGTGCCTACGCTCTTCTGGCCTTCCTGATAGTTCATATTTATATGACTACCACCGGTCATTCGGTAACGGCACATATTGCGGCCATGTTCAGCGGCTGGGAAGAAGTTCCGGAAGACTACAAGGCCGAGGACTGGGAAGTCCACGAAAAGGGATGA
- a CDS encoding methyl-accepting chemotaxis protein: protein MNFKNWSLKNKIIIPTFCIVLLILVTSTWIMTSQSRDLAVRQAEELADDKALGFSNEIADTLGRALTVTRTLAAMFEESANYKTIPDRELLDSVLIKTLEKHPGLAGAWCTFPPDTFDDREDEYRGKYKGAYRNWYYRNEGKIAASFAGDENITGQEWFESPMAGDVETITEPYPWEVDGKTFWLSSTGYPIKKHGKNIGVVGVDFYLSDLQQKVLEIKPFETGYGFLVTNKGMIVAHPDSDKQAKKLSEILQGEHKERILEAIKNGSKYSYVGPSPVTGTMEYVTFAPIKVGKTDFPWSLAVVIPMDKVKAQADAIATVSMMSSGVSILVLLVVLWLLANLISKPIIKTAGYTATVADGDLDAVLDIEQKDEIGHMAQSLKAMVGELKKTIHKAEEETRKAEEESERARKATSEAEEARERANRARQEGLSQAAERVQQVLEHVVSASEKMSVQSNELQHGAEIQSERISSTATAMEEMNVTVLEIAKNAGDASTAGIESQEKAKEGANVVEKSRESLSQTVSEIDNLKKTMEELDQQAKGTGAIISTITDIADQTNLLALNAAIEAARAGEAGRGFAVVADEVRKLAEKTMTATSEVSASIGAIQRVATENIASMETVFKRIAEANEHSANSGSMLGEIVQGAETSAIQIQSIATAAEEQSATSEEINRAIDEINRITEETTHGARELAEALESLAEQIAEMQRIVDDLKNE, encoded by the coding sequence ATGAATTTCAAAAACTGGAGCCTGAAGAATAAGATCATAATCCCGACATTTTGCATTGTCCTGCTTATACTGGTGACAAGCACGTGGATTATGACAAGCCAGTCCCGTGATCTGGCCGTCCGACAGGCTGAAGAACTGGCCGATGACAAGGCCCTGGGGTTCAGCAATGAGATTGCCGACACCCTTGGAAGGGCACTGACAGTGACCAGAACCCTGGCAGCGATGTTTGAAGAGAGTGCCAACTACAAAACCATTCCGGACAGGGAGCTGCTTGATTCCGTGCTGATAAAGACCCTGGAAAAACATCCGGGACTTGCCGGGGCGTGGTGTACTTTTCCACCAGATACTTTTGACGACAGGGAAGATGAATATCGCGGCAAATACAAAGGAGCTTACCGCAACTGGTATTACCGCAACGAGGGGAAAATAGCTGCGTCATTCGCCGGAGATGAAAACATAACCGGTCAGGAATGGTTTGAAAGCCCCATGGCCGGTGATGTGGAGACCATAACCGAACCTTACCCCTGGGAAGTAGACGGGAAAACATTCTGGCTCTCATCAACGGGCTACCCCATAAAAAAACACGGAAAAAACATCGGCGTGGTCGGAGTTGATTTCTACCTCAGCGACCTTCAACAGAAAGTTCTTGAAATAAAACCTTTTGAGACTGGATATGGTTTCCTTGTAACCAACAAAGGTATGATAGTAGCCCACCCGGATTCCGACAAGCAGGCCAAAAAGCTTTCAGAAATACTGCAGGGCGAACATAAGGAGCGCATACTCGAAGCTATCAAAAACGGCAGTAAATATTCCTACGTCGGCCCGTCACCGGTTACCGGGACGATGGAGTACGTGACCTTCGCCCCCATTAAAGTCGGCAAGACAGATTTTCCATGGAGCCTGGCCGTTGTCATTCCCATGGATAAAGTAAAGGCGCAGGCCGATGCCATAGCTACGGTCAGTATGATGAGCAGCGGCGTATCGATCCTTGTACTGCTCGTAGTACTCTGGCTGCTTGCCAACCTGATTTCAAAGCCGATCATCAAAACAGCCGGGTACACGGCAACGGTAGCCGACGGCGACCTTGATGCGGTTCTGGACATAGAGCAGAAGGACGAAATCGGACATATGGCTCAATCACTGAAAGCCATGGTAGGCGAGCTAAAAAAGACCATCCATAAGGCGGAAGAGGAAACACGCAAGGCGGAAGAGGAATCCGAAAGAGCCCGCAAGGCCACGTCAGAAGCGGAAGAGGCGCGGGAAAGAGCCAACAGGGCGCGGCAGGAAGGTCTATCCCAGGCTGCGGAACGTGTTCAGCAGGTGCTTGAACATGTTGTTTCAGCTTCGGAAAAGATGTCTGTTCAGTCCAATGAGCTTCAGCACGGCGCTGAAATTCAGAGCGAAAGAATATCCTCCACGGCCACGGCAATGGAAGAAATGAATGTGACCGTGCTGGAAATAGCCAAAAATGCCGGGGACGCATCCACTGCCGGCATAGAGTCTCAGGAAAAGGCAAAAGAAGGTGCAAATGTTGTTGAAAAATCGAGGGAATCTCTTTCCCAGACAGTCTCGGAAATCGACAACCTCAAGAAGACCATGGAAGAACTTGACCAGCAGGCCAAGGGAACAGGCGCAATCATAAGCACAATTACCGATATTGCGGACCAGACCAACCTGCTGGCGCTCAACGCGGCCATAGAAGCCGCCCGTGCAGGGGAAGCGGGACGGGGCTTTGCGGTGGTTGCGGATGAAGTACGCAAACTCGCGGAAAAGACCATGACCGCCACCAGCGAAGTTTCGGCTTCAATAGGGGCTATCCAACGCGTGGCCACGGAAAATATCGCATCAATGGAGACTGTTTTCAAACGCATTGCCGAGGCTAACGAACACTCGGCAAACTCAGGCTCCATGCTTGGTGAAATAGTGCAGGGAGCGGAAACCAGCGCAATTCAGATACAAAGCATAGCCACGGCAGCAGAAGAACAATCAGCAACATCGGAAGAAATAAACAGGGCTATAGACGAAATCAACCGGATAACCGAGGAAACAACCCACGGTGCCCGTGAACTTGCCGAGGCTCTGGAATCATTGGCCGAACAGATTGCGGAAATGCAGCGCATCGTGGACGACCTGAAAAACGAATAA
- a CDS encoding citrate synthase, giving the protein MSDKKTAILKYDGKEYELPVITGTEGETGIDVTQLRAQSGLITYDPGFANTGSCTSNITFVDGENGILRYRGYPIEELAEHGTFTETAWLLIFGELPKKEDLTRFSALLTAEELIHEDLRHHFEGFPTHKNQPMAILSAVINALGSYHPDLYDINNKSEFFLAVGKIISKVRTISAFSYRKSIGRPFVYPDPDLSYCHNFLHMMFSIPYKQYDPPREAVKALSLIFQLHADHEQNCSTSTVRMVGSTQANIFASVSSGICALWGRLHGGANAAVISMLESIYNGNYTIDEYIEKVKNRECRLMGFGHRIYKSFDPRAKILKKATHELLEQGFSDHLLEIAMKLEERALSDDYFVERKLYPNVDFYSGIILRALGIPVSMFPVMFAIGRMPGWIAHWYEDYTNPKTRINRPRQIYTGETTRHYVPIDFRK; this is encoded by the coding sequence ATGAGCGACAAGAAGACGGCAATTCTCAAATATGACGGAAAAGAATACGAACTTCCCGTGATCACCGGCACGGAAGGCGAGACAGGCATTGACGTCACCCAGCTCCGGGCGCAAAGCGGACTGATCACCTACGATCCCGGTTTCGCAAACACAGGTTCCTGCACCAGTAACATCACATTTGTAGACGGCGAAAACGGAATACTGCGCTACCGCGGATACCCCATTGAAGAACTGGCCGAACACGGAACCTTCACCGAAACGGCATGGCTGCTCATCTTCGGCGAACTGCCCAAAAAAGAGGACCTGACCCGCTTCAGTGCCCTGCTTACCGCAGAGGAACTCATCCACGAGGACCTGCGCCACCATTTCGAGGGCTTCCCGACTCACAAAAATCAGCCCATGGCCATACTTTCCGCGGTAATCAACGCACTCGGAAGCTATCATCCGGACCTTTACGACATTAACAACAAGTCGGAATTCTTCCTGGCCGTGGGAAAAATCATATCAAAAGTACGTACCATTTCGGCCTTTTCATACCGCAAATCAATAGGGCGTCCTTTCGTATACCCGGACCCCGATCTGAGCTACTGCCACAACTTCCTGCACATGATGTTCTCCATCCCCTACAAGCAGTATGATCCGCCGAGGGAAGCGGTCAAGGCTCTCTCCCTTATCTTCCAGCTGCACGCGGACCACGAACAGAACTGCTCCACCTCCACCGTGCGTATGGTAGGTTCCACACAGGCCAACATATTCGCATCCGTATCTTCCGGCATATGCGCCCTTTGGGGCAGACTGCACGGAGGGGCAAACGCTGCCGTCATCAGTATGCTTGAAAGCATATACAACGGAAACTATACCATTGATGAATACATAGAAAAGGTTAAGAACAGGGAATGCAGACTGATGGGCTTCGGCCACCGCATTTACAAAAGCTTCGATCCGCGCGCCAAAATCCTCAAGAAGGCAACCCACGAACTGCTTGAGCAGGGATTCAGCGACCACCTGCTGGAAATTGCCATGAAACTTGAGGAGCGAGCCCTTTCGGACGACTATTTCGTGGAAAGAAAGCTCTACCCCAACGTGGATTTCTACTCTGGAATAATCCTGCGGGCTCTCGGTATCCCGGTATCCATGTTCCCGGTTATGTTCGCCATAGGCAGAATGCCGGGCTGGATCGCCCACTGGTACGAGGATTACACCAACCCCAAAACCAGAATCAACCGCCCCAGACAGATCTACACCGGGGAAACCACCAGGCATTACGTGCCTATTGATTTCAGAAAATAG
- a CDS encoding serine/threonine-protein kinase, giving the protein MSFKCWNCGTELPEGTGECPECKTSLDGKTFEGMQTAGPEGNVAQQIVPGVTVAGRYKILREIGRGGMGIVYLAHDRTMDREVAFKVIPQALAMDPTAIADLKRETSIALDLTHENIVRLYNLDTWEGQAFVTMEYVEGGSLSHLRAERGGRISIDEALPIFEQIAQGLDYSHRKNPAVVHRDLKPLNILITKNVQPKIADFGLARVMRDSASRVSGRDSAGTLAYMAPEQIRGKGIGPWTDIYAFAAVAYEMLAGEPPFSTGDLRWQILNEEPEPIAGVPEYVNRALFAGLAKDKAGRPENAAELVKMIKSGPETFTFSALAGHETNTTGVNVQTGKHSTCVSPELKETEAGQKIVYRAVNVFLLLLVISMIILFNSDWLASLIPTEIFFKINPKRLITLICFTFCSYTYYFFAPKYQTAGYNKTRINFLRSFLGLPWVFFNIASFLDYVRFYLTPYLNPFFNNKEITSMELYLAYTASACVILHMNKNFIRRHYKNPIYIIFSLLKTCLKEIPLLPFWIFKTIYWDLKTAILYIIKCCKNPQNISESERTL; this is encoded by the coding sequence ATGTCGTTTAAATGCTGGAACTGCGGAACCGAACTGCCGGAGGGCACCGGAGAATGCCCTGAATGTAAAACTTCCCTTGATGGGAAAACCTTTGAAGGGATGCAGACAGCAGGACCGGAAGGGAACGTCGCACAACAGATTGTTCCGGGCGTGACCGTTGCCGGGAGATATAAGATACTGCGCGAAATAGGGCGCGGAGGCATGGGCATTGTATATCTTGCCCATGACCGAACCATGGACCGCGAAGTTGCTTTCAAGGTCATTCCGCAAGCCCTTGCCATGGACCCCACCGCCATTGCCGATTTGAAACGCGAAACCTCCATAGCCCTCGACCTTACCCATGAAAACATAGTGAGGCTGTACAACCTTGATACATGGGAAGGACAGGCTTTCGTAACCATGGAATATGTGGAGGGCGGCAGCCTTTCTCATCTGCGTGCGGAACGTGGGGGCAGAATTTCAATTGATGAAGCCCTGCCCATATTTGAACAGATCGCCCAGGGTCTCGATTATTCCCACCGCAAGAATCCGGCGGTGGTTCACCGTGATTTGAAGCCGCTAAACATTCTGATCACCAAAAACGTCCAGCCCAAGATTGCCGACTTCGGCCTTGCACGTGTCATGCGCGATTCCGCTTCCCGTGTATCAGGCAGAGATTCCGCCGGGACACTGGCTTATATGGCCCCGGAGCAGATTCGCGGTAAAGGGATCGGACCATGGACGGATATTTATGCTTTTGCGGCTGTGGCATACGAGATGCTGGCCGGAGAACCGCCCTTTTCCACCGGCGATCTGCGCTGGCAAATTCTGAACGAAGAACCGGAACCTATTGCCGGTGTACCGGAATATGTAAACAGGGCTTTGTTTGCAGGGTTGGCGAAGGATAAGGCTGGTCGTCCTGAAAATGCTGCGGAACTGGTAAAGATGATTAAATCAGGCCCTGAAACATTCACCTTTTCAGCTCTTGCCGGGCATGAAACAAACACTACGGGAGTTAATGTACAGACAGGTAAACATTCTACTTGTGTCTCTCCGGAATTAAAAGAAACGGAAGCAGGGCAAAAAATTGTCTACAGAGCAGTAAATGTCTTTTTATTACTACTGGTAATATCTATGATAATCTTATTCAACAGTGACTGGTTAGCATCATTAATACCAACTGAAATTTTTTTTAAAATTAATCCTAAAAGGCTAATTACTCTAATTTGTTTTACATTTTGTTCATATACATACTATTTTTTTGCCCCAAAATATCAAACAGCAGGATATAATAAAACCAGAATTAATTTTTTGAGATCTTTTTTAGGGCTCCCATGGGTATTCTTTAATATCGCATCTTTTCTAGACTATGTAAGATTTTATTTAACACCATACTTAAATCCTTTCTTTAACAACAAAGAAATAACTTCAATGGAATTATATTTAGCTTATACAGCTTCAGCATGTGTCATATTGCATATGAACAAAAATTTTATACGCAGACACTACAAGAACCCTATCTATATAATATTTTCCCTGTTGAAAACATGCTTAAAAGAAATACCGCTGCTGCCATTTTGGATATTCAAGACTATTTATTGGGATTTGAAAACAGCTATACTCTATATTATTAAGTGTTGTAAGAATCCTCAGAACATCAGTGAATCGGAAAGAACTCTTTAG
- a CDS encoding sigma 54-interacting transcriptional regulator, whose translation MTEQEINLYLREVINTMNDGLLIIRPDGTVLLVNDALLRMTGFSKEDIIDKPCSVLGCDACRRVREQTDKHWCGLFEKRRESLKNCHIIRKDGSYLHVIKNASLLRDDSGQILGAVETLTDISELDRKELKIRELSQKIRHRDEGFCGFVGDSSPMRKVYSLLKRAAGSDAPVIIYGESGTGKELAARAIHELGPRNDRPFVQLNCAALNDSLLESELFGHVRGAFTGAIRHRKGRFEEAADGDIFLDEIGDVPLPIQVKLLRVLETRTFERVGESIPLSMDARLITATNQDLRALVEEKQFREDFFFRINVIPVHLPPLRERKEDLPLLVEHFISTNKHLANSEGPTPETMRMLTDYNWPGNVRELKSALEYAAVVKDNGPIQPVHLPPHIGNGPAGECVCTENFIPAAVSNDPDEKRALIKALEQTGGNKSRAAEILGISRGTVHNRMRKYDIRYSIRET comes from the coding sequence ATGACGGAACAAGAAATAAATCTGTATCTGCGGGAAGTGATAAACACCATGAACGACGGGCTGCTGATAATCAGGCCCGACGGAACCGTTCTGCTGGTAAACGATGCACTGCTGCGCATGACCGGTTTTTCAAAGGAGGACATCATCGACAAGCCCTGTTCCGTGCTGGGTTGCGATGCGTGCAGACGGGTCAGGGAACAGACCGACAAGCACTGGTGCGGGTTGTTCGAAAAACGCAGGGAAAGCCTCAAAAACTGCCACATTATCCGCAAGGACGGAAGCTACCTGCACGTAATCAAAAACGCATCCCTTCTCCGGGACGACAGCGGACAGATACTCGGTGCGGTTGAAACACTTACCGACATATCGGAACTGGACCGCAAGGAGCTTAAAATAAGGGAGCTTTCGCAGAAGATACGCCATAGGGATGAAGGTTTCTGCGGTTTTGTGGGAGATTCATCCCCCATGCGCAAGGTTTACTCCCTGCTGAAGAGAGCGGCCGGAAGCGATGCCCCGGTCATAATCTACGGTGAATCCGGAACCGGCAAGGAGCTGGCCGCCCGCGCCATTCACGAACTGGGGCCGCGCAACGACAGACCGTTCGTTCAGCTGAACTGTGCCGCCTTGAACGACTCCCTGCTGGAAAGCGAACTTTTCGGGCATGTCAGAGGAGCCTTTACCGGAGCAATCCGCCACCGCAAAGGCCGCTTTGAGGAAGCCGCTGACGGAGACATCTTTCTGGATGAAATAGGAGATGTCCCGCTGCCTATTCAGGTCAAGCTGCTGCGGGTTCTGGAAACCAGAACTTTTGAAAGGGTCGGGGAAAGCATTCCCCTTTCCATGGACGCAAGGCTCATTACAGCCACGAATCAGGATCTGCGCGCACTGGTGGAAGAAAAACAGTTCCGAGAGGACTTTTTCTTCCGCATAAATGTGATTCCTGTGCACCTTCCGCCGCTCAGGGAGCGCAAAGAGGACCTCCCCCTGCTGGTGGAACATTTCATAAGTACCAACAAACACCTGGCAAACAGCGAAGGCCCCACTCCGGAAACCATGCGCATGCTCACCGATTACAACTGGCCGGGCAATGTCAGAGAACTGAAAAGCGCGCTTGAATATGCTGCAGTGGTCAAGGATAACGGCCCGATACAGCCTGTGCATCTGCCTCCGCATATCGGAAACGGTCCGGCCGGAGAATGCGTATGCACGGAAAATTTCATACCTGCTGCGGTTTCGAATGATCCGGATGAAAAACGGGCACTGATCAAAGCTCTTGAGCAGACCGGGGGGAACAAGAGCCGCGCCGCGGAAATACTGGGAATAAGCCGGGGAACTGTTCACAACAGGATGCGCAAGTACGACATCCGTTATTCCATCCGTGAAACATAG